The Dunckerocampus dactyliophorus isolate RoL2022-P2 chromosome 13, RoL_Ddac_1.1, whole genome shotgun sequence genome window below encodes:
- the rsad2 gene encoding S-adenosylmethionine-dependent nucleotide dehydratase RSAD2 — MNMFSMIVGPLQLVQLCIMTILSFFNSLLDNIRSSWGACTGRGSEPGVNKTSPKAVTPTSVNYHFTRKCNYKCGFCFHTAKTSFVLPLEEARRGLKLLRDSGMEKINFSGGEPFLHEKGDYLGKLVQYCKQELQLASVSIVSNGSMIRETWFQKYGDHLDILAISCDSFNEATNQLIGRSQGSKSHLDNLYKIRNWCQQYKVAFKINSVINTFNVDEDMAEPIVQLNPVRWKVFQCLLIDGENVGEKALREAERFTISDEQFQEFLDRHSSVSCLVPESNEKMRNSYLILDEYMRFLDCREGRKDPSKSILDVGVGEAINFSGFDEKMFLKRGGKYVWSKADMKLEW; from the exons ATGAACATGTTCTCCATGATTGTAGGTCCCCTGCAGCTTGTGCAGCTCTGCATTATGACCATCCTCTCCTTTTTTAACAGTCTACTGGACAACATTCGCTCCTCGTGGGGAGCCTGCACAGGACGAGGCAGTGAGCCAGGAGTCAACAAAACAAGTCCGAAGGCAGTGACTCCGACCAGCGTCAACTACCATTTTACACGCAAGTGTAACTACAAGTGTGGCTTTTGtttccacactgcaaaaacatccTTTGTGCTGCCTCTGGAGGAAGCCAGGAGGGGCCTCAAACTCCTGAGGGATTCTG GAATGGAAAAAATCAACTTCTCTGGTGGAGAACCGTTCTTGCATGAGAAAGGGGACTATCTTGGAAAACTGgtccaatactgtaaacaagaGCTCCAACTTGCAAGTGTCAGCATCGTCAGCAATGGAAGCATGATCAGAGAAACATGGTTCCAAAAATATG GTGACCATCTTGACATCCTGGCCATATCTTGTGACAGTTTCAACGAAGCGACCAACCAGCTGATTGGCCGATCTCAAGGCAGCAAGAGCCACCTGGACAACCTGTACAAGATCCGTAACTGGTGCCAGCAGTATAAAGTGGCCTTCAAAATCAACTCTGTCATCAACACCTTCAATGTGGATGAGGACATGGCGGAGCCCATTGTTCAGCTCAACCCAGTCCGATGGAAG GTGTTCCAGTGTCTGCTGATTGATGGTGAGAATGTGGGCGAGAAAGCTCTGAGAGAGGCTGAGAGGTTCACCATCAGTGACGAACAGTTTCAGGAGTTTCTGGACAGACacagcagtgtttcctgcctggTTCCTGAGTCCAATGAGAAG ATGAGGAATTCATACTTGATCTTGGATGAATAC ATGCGTTTCCTGGACTGTCGAGAGGGTCGAAAGGACCCGTCCAAGTCCATCCTCGATGTTGGCGTGGGAGAGGCCATCAACTTCAGTGGCTTTGACGAGAAAATGTTTCTAAAAAGAGGAGGGAAGTATGTGTGGAGCAAAGCCGACATGAAGTTGGAGTGGTAA
- the cmpk2 gene encoding UMP-CMP kinase 2, mitochondrial produces the protein MQMSRRSMALVPLWSSRVFSVDVDGGPVYFQIQNKHPGRGGKAVKRLFDTSMQKDGMCYSLLVSSDDKIRKAKFYWELEEKLLGELPPQCCLSPMCSFLPGVKDSLINGYFVKDAPLATERLLRQFVQRDDPVLVCSYMSDEEKEDGPLWTQHLWTHAQNHYIVPAEPPQYHPATLNMVNSDVFYSVQEACAVLKKCADIIPEATSVLELLPRSGGGGVEARSEPDFPVIVVEGLDATGKTTLTESLRDALGATLLQSPPQCLSPWRARFAQEPPIILRAFYAVGNYITAQQIVHQASKKPVIVDRFWHSTAAYAIGTAVSGSVCDLPAEGSELYHWPSDLLQPSLVILLTLDPEERKKRLQGRGQGKTKEENELEQNQQFRLRVEEAYRRISGPTCISVDASSSAEQVLQQVLLLIKAKCHL, from the exons ATGCAGATGTCAAGACGCAGCATGGCACTCGTACCCCTGTGGTCCTCCCGTGTTTTCTCCGTGGACGTGGATGGAGGGCCAGTCTACTTTCAAATCCAAAACAAACACCCCGGAAGAGGAGGAAAGGCAGTGAAACGGTTGTTCGACACTAGCATGCAAAAGGACGGCATGTGTTACTCTCTCCTTGTTTCCAGCGATGACAAAATCCGCAAAGCTAAGTTTTACTGGGAACTTGAAGAAAAGCTATTAGGAGAACTTCCTCCGCAGTGTTGTTTATCTCCTATGTGCTCATTCCTGCCTGGCGTCAAGGACTCACTCATAAACGGCTATTTTGTAAAAGATGCCCCCCTTGCAACTGAAAGACTTTTACGACAGTTTGTGCAGCGTGACGACCCCGTGTTGGTGTGTTCATACATGTCAGATGAGGAGAAAGAAGATGGCCCACTGTGGACTCAGCATCTGTGGACGCACGCACAGAATCACTACATTGTACCAGCAGAACCTCCTCAATACCACCCCGCAACGCTCAACATGGTTAACTCTGATGTTTTCTACAGTGTCCAGGAGGCATGTGCTGTTTTAAAGAAG TGTGCTGACATCATCCCAGAGGCCACATCTGTCCTGGAGCTGCTGCCCAGAAGTGGCGGTGGCGGTGTGGAGGCCAGAAGCGAACCAGACTTCCCTGTTATTGTCGTAGAAGGCCTGGATGCCACAG GTAAAACCACGTTGACCGAGTCTCTCAGGgatgcactgggagccactcttCTGCAATCCCCTCCTCAGTGCCTCTCCCCCTGGAGGGCTCGCTTTGCTCAAGAGCCCCCCATCATACTCAGAGCCTTCTACGCAGTGGGCAACTACATCACAGCACAACAAATAGTCCACCAAGCCTCCAAGAAACCTGTCATTGTTGACAG GTTCTGGCACAGCACGGCTGCTTACGCCATCGGAACAGCAGTGAGCGGTTCAGTGTGTGACCTCCCGGCAGAGGGCTCCGAGCTGTACCACTGGCCCAGTGACCTTCTCCAACCCAGTCTGGTTATCCTACTCACCCTGGACCCtgaggagaggaagaagaggctGCAGGGTAGAGGTCAAGGGAAGACTAAAGAGGAGAATGAGCTAGAACAAAACCAACAATTCAGACTCAG